DNA sequence from the Falco biarmicus isolate bFalBia1 chromosome 5, bFalBia1.pri, whole genome shotgun sequence genome:
AGTATTTCAGTAATGAACAGCTCTCGTTGTGAAATATGTGGGTGGCTCTGAAAAGAGCCTTGATTTTGACAGCGTTAACGTTTGCAATTCAAGTTTATCCGCCGAAGCCGTAGAGGGTGCGCCCCTGGCGCTTGAGAGCGTACACCACGTCCATGGCCGTGACCGTCTTGCGCTTGGCGTGCTCGGTGTAGGTGACGGCGTCGCGGATCACGTTCTCCAGGAAGACCTTCAGCACGCCGCGCGTCTCCTCGTAGATGAGCCCCGAGATGCGCTTCacgccgccgcgccgcgccagGCGCCGGATGGCCGGCTTGGTGATGCCCTGGATGTTGTCGCGCAGCACCTTGCGGTGGCGCTTGGCGCCCCCTTTGCCGAGCCCCTTCCCGCCCTTGCCTCTGCCAGACATGCCAGCGTTACTGCAGCCGCACACTGCACGCCGCCGCCACCGTGGAGCCGCAGTATATTCCCCGGGAGCCGACCTGGTTGAGGACTGCGGCGCGGAGGCGGGGGGCTCGGCCCCAGTCTCCGCCCttgcccccgcccgccgcccccgggcgGTCCCCGCGCGGCTCGGCGCGGGCTTCCCGCGAGACGGCGGCCGAGGCGCTctccccggccccggcccccgcgaCGCGCCCGGTGGCTCCGCCTGTCGCGGGCGGGGCTGCGCTTCCGCCCcgcgcctcccgccgcccggccgccctGCGCGCTGCCCCGGCCCGTCTTTCGGCTTCTTTCCTGACCCACCCGCCCCGTCCCTGCCCCCCTGCGCGGGCGGCCGTTGCGAGGCAGCGCCGGGTCTCCGACGGTGGCGAGAGCGGCTGCggcggcgcccccggccccggccctccccgctgcccgcgggtcTGCGGCAAAATCCGGCCAATCCGGGGCCGCGCTCAcgctgccgccccgccccgccgccggcccccgctTCCGCTCGTTGGGAGCCCGCAGAGCGCGGGTTTCTCGGCCGCGGTCTCTTTGTCCGTTTCAGCCGTGACGTTTCCgtgttttctttgtctgttcGGACAGTGAGCTTCCGACAGATGCCCCTTCCTCCGTGCAGCCCTCTGGGCTGGGCACCGAGCGTTCAGCGCTTTCATGTCCACACCGAGCTACCCGCAGGTCGGTGCGAGAGGGAGCAGGGTGAGCGGCCCTACGCAGCAGGGGATATCGCCAACGAGGGGCCCCGGTGGGAAGCGCTTAGACGTTAGGCTTCCGTGAAGGCGACTTggtgcagctgctggagaaCGCGGAAGGGCCCGCCCGCCCTTCTCGCCCGCCCTTCTCGCCCGCCCTTCTCGCCCGCCCTTCTTCTCGCCCGCCCTTCTTCTcgcccttctcctcctcctcattcAGCGCCATCCCCGCAGCGCGGTCCCACGGGCAGCGCGGGGCGCAGGGCGTCGGGCTCGTTCCCGGCGGCTGGCAGCCTCTGGAATGGGGAAGTGCTCGATGGCGTGCAGCTGGGTCCGGCAAGCCAAAGAGAGCGTTAGTCATTACCAACCAGATGTTTGTATACtatttgaaaaaatgaatgatagtcaagttttccttcttcagatGAGGAATCTAGACATTTTGCCGTGTATATCACGCTTTTGCTAACAGACCTCACATACGTGCTGATTGCAGTATGTTGAGCTGTATTTGTAAAGTGAATGAATAAATACTGAAAGCATTAggaggctatttttaaaatgagtgtGTTGGGCTTTTAACTGTTAGTTACACAGAATAAAAGCAATATAGCTATGGTACATGCAAATTATTCTGTTATTAGTATTATGCAGTTCAAACATGTTTACCTTTTAGAAATGATTGATTGTGTTTTAGATTTGTACAGTTGTTTATGTAATTTCATTCCCAAATATAATTTACAGAATTCAGGCAACACCTCCAGAATACTTCTTGGCAGAATAAATTGAGGGCAAAATGTGATTGAGATATTCATGCTACAGGTGTACATTACAGGTGTCCAAATACATACCAAGTCTTTTTTACCATTATCATTATCACTGTGAATTCCATTTTCATTCAAACTGTTACTCTGAGTTAAATTAAAGACTTGCCACTCAATTATATATGCAACAAAGCTGGCAAAACTAGCTTTAATTGAGTTCATGTTCACTTTTGggatgaaaataatgaattacaGCTCTCTCTGCACTAACTGGAAGGTTTGTCAGTAGTGGACCTGCCAGGCTGGTGGCTAATATCACCATTTGCCTCTACAAAGTCTGCTTTGTTCTTTATACCTGGAGATCTGGTTATGTTTCCTGAGGCAGTTATAAACAATCTTCTGAATactaaagaaagtaaaaaaaagaaaataaattacacaaaATCATTTAGTGTGTCAAAATCATCACTTCCTAACTCTTCCTAACTGCAGGGTGAGTATCCTTGTGCAATTCCCTCTGTCAGTACAACCACTGGAAGACTTGGAAAATTGTCTTCCACAGTGTCCTGGCAGAAATGGGTGATGCAGAGGCTGAGACCAGTAGCTTTCAGATTAATTAGCTGCAAAACCTTTTTCCAAAAGTGTGGACCACagttaatataatttaatatcaTGCTTTCTAGAAGGCTGCGTTGCCTGTAGGTTGCTGCATGTGGCCACAGACATGTTTCCTGAGTGTTTTTGTTAGTGACGTAATCAGCTCTCTCATGGACCAGAGGGTTTTcttagagaaaaataatgaaaacagaaagaaaattttgctaCTGAGTGTAATGCCTGATGAAGTTGCTTTTACTGTTGATTTGAGACAATATTTGGATCAAAACCTAGGGTTCAATCCCCAGTTTGTAAGTACTAAATTTTCCTCGTGAGTTTGGATGCATAGTACTAGAAGTtaaatgagaaaggaaacacTTGCAAAACTCTGctccattgaaaaaaaaattatgtagcTTTTCAAGTGTGCACTAATTAGGACAGTTGCCCTAGTTTCTCATTAAACTATAATGAGGAAATTGCATTTGTTTATTGTAGTAAGAAAATATCTCATCATGACTGCACAAGGAAGTACAAAATTTGCCAAAAAATCATCACATTAGTGCATTATACCCAACTAAAACGttgttcttaattttcttgAGCGCTTGTATGGCAATTTAAATCCGCCTATGTATCAGCTACAActgtaataataacaataatatgCAAACTAAACTCATGGAAGATCTTTTTAGTAGAGGACGTTCCTAACACTGCTACCaaagtgaaggagaaaaagagatagAAAAGCCTCTTATCTTTTTGCCTATGTGATTTATGACTTTGATATATAGACTTATATTATTAAGCTATCCCTAAACATAACTACAATCTATAGCATTTGAGGGAGATTggttggagggttttttttttgcatcacaGGTTCTTTGAGAATGCAAAGGGGTACTGGAACCCAGTAATACAGCTAAGGCACCATATGGTATGGATTTCCTCTTTACTACTATTTGTTGTatatgaaaatgagaaatctgATTTACTTAAACTTGCTTTGCTACATTCCTTCATCCAGTGGCATATGCCAGGCAGATTTGCCAGCACTCTTATCATATAATCCATCTGATTTATAAGACACTTACATTTGAAGCCTCATCAGTGTGACGGCAGCACAGGGTTCACAACTGGTGAAACCACTAGTGGCTAAGAACAAAAGTAGGGAATACTAGGAAGTGGACTGAAGTATCACAAAGGCTAAAATTCCAGTTATTGAGTTGAGCAGAGTAGTGAGTGAAATACGAGGaaagaaattctgcagaaaataatctAATTCTGATCAGATGACAGGAATAATTTGGATAGATGTACTGGCCTTACTTCCACACTCAGAAGGGCATGACGCTCTCTCTGGTACCGACTCTGATTTCCACAGATAGGAGTTTGTTCACAGAGAAATCCCACTCCTGGATATAGATACCCCCACACCCATGGGCTTTCTCTGGAATTGCAGTGCTTTAATCTAGAGATGCATGCTCGTGGCCCAGAAAGCCCATGCTGTCCCAGGCTGCATAAAAAGCACCCTGGCCTACaggtcaagggaagtgattctcTTCTACTCTGCTGTCGTGAGACACCACCTGGAGTACTCtatccagctctggggtccccagcacaaggcagacACAGACCTGTTAGGCTGGGTCCAGAGGAAGGCTGtgaaaatgatcagagggctggaacacctaTCTTTTGAAGAAAGGCTAATGCAGTTggggtgttcagcctgggcAAAAGCAGGCtttggggagaccttattgcagaCTTTCAATACAGAAAGACTGAGAGATTTTACCAAGGAAGGTAGAAAGACAGGTGCAAGGATAAAAgacaacagttttaaactaaaagggaGATTTACATTGGAAAtaaggatgattttttttttgcaatgcaGGCAGTGGGATACGGTACCAGGCTGCTAAGAGAAGCTGTAgatggaagtgttcaaggctgTTCAAGGTTGGATGGTGCTTTGaggtgcccctgcccacagcaggagggttggactagatgctcccttccaacccagaccacTCTATGACTGCAATCTTCtgacacacacatatataggTATCTGTTCTGGAAACCAAAAGTAGAAGACTTCTGCATGTTAAAACACAGTTTTTATATCATTACAGTTCTTCAAGAAATGTAGCAGAAGAGAGGTAGTTTCAGCTAATGAGTATCAATAAAACAGCATAATGAAAACATTACAGCTCTACAAGTATCCACTTGCAAACAAAACCCTGAGGCACAGAAACTGCCACCTTATCAGAACAGTCTGGTGCTCCAGACAGCTCTCTTGCTTTGATTCTCTCCAGAAATCATCCCTGATATCCCTCTTTGGCCATGATACAGTCCTACTTAAATAGCCTCTCTGCTACAGCttgggggtgggcaggagagGCACAGAGGGTAGTATCTTGCTGAAAGTGgtattttccttcctccaaGGCCAGAGCATTCCTCTTTCTCCCCAGGGGACGGGGagggcagaggtgctggcacaAGTGGGAGCTATGGCCTGAATACAATGTGCTGCAGACCACCAGGTGCAAGTTCTGGGAATATTCAAGCAATAGGAATCACCTAGACAATCTTTCTCATAATTTACAACTGAACCTCAACAGCTTTAACAGTGTGCTCTGGGTAATGATTGGGCCAAGGAtatagaaaattaattcaaaccATACTACCCACTGTTAACTGACATAAGAATAGCTATGCACAGTGAGGGAATTTACCTGGCAAGACTGAAAATCCCACTTAAATGGGAAATAAATCAGCACTTtgtgtttcagaagaaaaaggagtttcttctgaaagaaaagatgtatGTTATTACTTCATTGTCCAGGTATGACTACTCAAGGATCAAAGTAAAAATGAGCCAGTTCCCCTACagaatttctcattttatttctaaataaagttAAGTCACAGCAAACCATTAcatcttttgaagaaaaagcatacAAAAGAAGCCTTTTCTCATTCTTAGATGTATTTATGTGGGTTTAAGATGCTCtcctatttatttatctatataTCTGCATAGCCTTTTCCGCTCCCCCAATCTTTTAGCCAACCCCCCTGTATTTCACACCTTAAGCAGCCTGAAAAGTCATGAAAATCGAGATCCAACAGTAAAAACAAGTGTTTTGCCAATCCTGCTACAAGACACATGATCAATAAATCACTGGTGTTTTCACTGAAGATACAGACTAGAGCACCTAACACATGCTCTGTAGAAATACCACCTagcacagaagtatttttctaaaaaagcaaCACAACTCTTCTTCTGATTGTGTGGTTGGCTCTGAAAAGAGCCTTTAAGTTATAATGTTATTTTGTTGAAAGTCCAAGCAGCTTTGTTCTCTGAGCTTATTTGCTCTTGGCTTTGTGGCTCTCTGTCTTCTTGGGCAGCAGCACGGCCTGGATGTTGGGCAGCACGCCGCCCTGCGCGATGGTCACCTTGCCCAGCAGCTTGTTGAGCTCCTCGTCGTTGCGGATGGCGAGCTGCAGGTGGCGGGGGATGATGCGCGTCTTCTTGTTGTCGCGGGCCGCGTTGCCCGCCAGCTCCAGGATCTCGGCCGTCAGGTACTCCAGCACGGCCGCCATGTAGACGGGCGCTCCCGCGCCCACCCGCTCCGCGTAGTTGCCCTTGCGCAGCAGCCGGTGCACGCGGCCCACGGGGAACTGCAGCCCGGCCCGCGACGAGCGCGACTTGGCCTTGGCCCGGACTTTGCCTCCCTGCTTCCCGCGGCCGGACATGCTTCAGACAGCACAAAAAGTACGCCCTCCCTTCTCGCGACAAGACTAAGGCAATCATACTGACGCAACGGCTCTTCCCCTTTTATCCCTTCCCTGGGCGGGATTAGCGCTTGCTGATTGGCTGGACTCAGTCATTGCTTACAGAACCAATGACAAGCCGGATCGTATTGTAACCAATCAGAGACAAAGGCACACACTCGTGAGAGAAGATCCAATCGCATTGAACAAATTAGAGGGCTGGTATTTGCATAACAGCCCTATAAATAGAGGGCTCTGCGGCCATTTTGCATGCGACTCCACTACGGAAAAACGGCAGAATTGTGTTAAAATGCCCGAGCCGGCTAAATCCGCCCCCGCGCCCAAGAAGGGCTCCAAGAAAGCGGTGACCAAGACGCAGAAGAAGGGCGACAAGAAGCGCAAGAAGAGCCGCAAGGAGAGCTACTCGATCTACGTGTACAAGGTGCTGAAGCAGGTGCACCCCGACACGGGCATCTCGTCCAAGGCCATGGGCATCATGAACTCCTTTGTCAACGACATCTTCGAGCGCATCGCCGGCGAGGCCTCGCGCCTGGCGCACTACAACAAGCGCTCCACCATCACCTCGCGGGAGATCCAGACGGCCgtgcggctgctgctgcccggtGAGCTGGCCAAGCACGCCGTCTCCGAGGGCACCAAGGCTGTCACCAAGTACACCAGCTCCAAGTAGAGTGTCTCGGACCGTCACTTCAAACCCAAAGGCTCTTTTAAGAGCCATCCACATACTCATTATAAGAGCTTTAACACAGTACTGGTTCGTTAGTTTTGGATGCTAAAATTTATTTGAGATGGTAAATAGAATTTCCAAGTAACTTAAATTCGTAGCAGAACATGCAATGACTGGTAGTTGTCTCTGGAATCCATGTTAAAGTATATAGCTTTAAGTCAATAATGTATTAACTATTACGTCATATATGttaacattaaaatacttttccaatAAATAAAGCAGTATCGTTCAGCTTGTGCAGTACAGATTTGAGATGCAGTACATTATATTATACGTTCTGCTATAAAGACAAATCTTTCTGATTTCACATACTTTGCAATCGCTGTATTAATATAACCGCCCCTAAAAAATGAGGATGAGCGGGAAGATGAATGAGCCTGATCAAATATTTTGCATAGGTCTCCCGGGATAGTCTAAGCTTACAAACTGCCTTCTGTATAAGAAGACAGGGAGCAGCCTTGTAGATCCAAAGACCAGGACAAGAAGATTGGGGGGAAGCGAGGACACCTGAGACAGAGGTAGACACTTTGTGAGGAGAaactggagggaggaggggggtgtGGACGCGGGAGCACCGGCAGGCGCGGAGTCCGCGCAGGCAGCGCTCCGTGTCCCGTTCGCCGCGCGCGCTTTTCGAAATTCCCCGATCGCCGCATAAGCGGCTGCGGCTTCTCCCGTCAGCCAATCGCCGCCGGCCGCAGGCTGAGCCCCGCAAACACCGCTGCTGCGGGGagcgccgcgccgctccgctcTGCCCCTGCGCTCCGATCGGCCGCAGAGCGCCCTGCCCGCAGCAGCTCCCGACCACTGCCCGGCGGAACTCTGGCCGCACCGCCACCAGGCCGGCAGGGTGCGGAAGAGGATCGCAGGCATCTCTACCTGCCTCCCGTCCCGGCAACCTCTTTCTCAAAAAGCAGGTCGGTGAAGTCACGGAGAATTTGAGACCTGCCCCACAACAGCGTTGCCGATCGGAAAAGATATTGTCAAGGAAGCGGAGGAGCCGTGCCGACAGCTCCCGGGCACAGTCCCTAAAAAGTAGTGGTAATCGCAGCCAGGCTGTTAGGAACCCAAGCTGGTTAGAGCACCGAGAGAAACCTCCACGCCCAAGAGCGACACCCACCCTTAGCAGTCCCTTTAACATGTACAGCCTCTTGCGGTGCTCAGAAAAAGTCAGCCTTTAGAAAGCGTTTTAGCAGGGAACgtaaactttatttttccaagtCTTAGCGTAAACACCGCCGAAGTTTAGCGTCCCATTCACTCCACAGACGAACGTCCCGAACGTCCCACACAGACATGGCGTGGGGTTAGCCCTGCGGCAAGCACGGAGCTCCGCGGCGGAGTGTATCAGCCCTTTCTGGGACAATAGTGGGTGGCTCTTAAAAGAGCCGTTGGGTTTAAGTATTTCCACTTGAAAACTTCACTTCTTGGACGCCGCCTTCTTTGGCTTGGCCGCTTTCGGCTTGGCCGCCTTGGGCTTGGCTGCTTTGGGCTTCACCGCCTTCGCTTTGGCCGGGCTCTTCGCGGCTGCCGCCGCCTTTTTCGGCTTAGCAGCCTTAGTCGCCTTCTTAGGGCTCTTGGCCGCTTTCTTGGCCGCGGCAGCTGCCGGCTtcttggctttcctggggcTCTTCTTCGCCGCCGCTGCCTTCTTGGGCTTCTTAGCGGCGCTGGCGGGCTTCTTGGCAGCCGGCTTCCTGGGCTTGGCCGCGGCTGCCCGCTTCTTGGGggctttttccttcacttcGCCAGGCTTCTTGCTGAGGCGGAAAGAGCCGGAGGCGCCGGTGCCCTTGGTCTGCACCAGGGTGCCCTTGTTGACGAGGCTCTTAAGCCCCAGCTTGATGCGGCTGTTGTTCTTCTCCACATCGTAGCCGCCGGCGGCCAGCGCCTTCTTGAGCGCGGCGAGGGAGAGCCCCTTGCGCTCCTTGGAGGCGGACACGGCCTTGGTGATCAGCTCGGTGACGCTGGGGCCCGCGGGCTTGCGGGCCTTGGAGCCGCCCGCCGCCTTCTTCGGCTTCTTGGCGGCGGCCTTGGCGGCGGGGGCCGCGAcagcgggcgcggcggcgggagcggtCTCCGACATCGCTGCAGAGACTTCTTCCTAATCAAAAGAAAGTAATTGGGCTACAGTAACCCCGATGCCTGAATTTATAGCGCAGCGGTGATCTGTGATTGGTGCTTTGCAGAGCCCGCCTAACTGTGAGCCAGGAAGAGCTTTTCGTCCTCCGAGTCTGTGTTTCTTCGGAGTtataaattcagaatttttgtaAAATGTGTGCCAGGAAATCACCCCGGTTTCTTCGGGGAATGAAGAGAAGACGGTGGACTTTCATTCGGGGGAGTTTCTTGCTGTTGGGACCccagatgagaaagaaaagatgtgtTTAACCCCGTGTTGTGAAGTCAGCAAGACCCCGGGAACGGcaaacttttgtttttccatcgaaattaaaataaaacctgtagCTAAAACTCCTTCCCCGTACTGCAGGCTTATTCTTTAGGGGGTTTTCTCCACACTAGGGTAGAAACCGAGGGGGTAGCTTCATTATTTTTGCCGTAAATTGATTTCAAAGAGAACGAAGTAACACAATTTCATGGCTGAGCTTTGAATATGGATAAAGATTCGGCTCCCTTAACCATATCTTTAACTATTAAGAATACAGTATTTCTACAGAATTTCCTGTTTTGGGGAAATGAGAGTCCTTCAGAAGAATATATGTACTGTTGAAAAGTGTCTGAAACTTGCCAGGGCTCTGcattttttgtggtggtttgtaAGTGAATAGCAAGAATTTGGAATTTTTACCAATAGTCTCTGTTTATAAATTGAAACTGTCAATACCTAGTTAATGCATATAAACTCTGGATAAAGTTCTAGTTTAAAGCTTTTACGGTTGCAGTAGTGTATACAGTTATTCTTTAAGTCTTAACAAATTCAGAAGCAGATTTTCAGGGGGAAAATGTCAAACAGGTATAGATACactaatatatattttaagctACTCAAATATTAAAGAAGCCAGCTGGAACCTCGGTTCTTCTCACATAAATTAAATAATGTGGAAATCTGGCCTGCATGAACACAATGCTTCAGCCTCATTATTACCTATAAATATTTGAACACACTTTGTTGAGTGTGtgtcacccccacccccccccccgttttttaatgtttcctaaAATCTGccatttaaaggaaaaggaaaacagttccAAATTTAGGTTTTCATCCAAATCCtcagaattttgaaataatttccagaatATCCTCATAAATCAGAATCAGCATTAATTATTATGATCCCACTTAATTATTGTCTCACAAAGTGATAGCagaaatttattattaattttttaaggGCTGTTATGAATTGTTTAGGATAATTTTTGAGTATATCAGAAGACAAAAGCTGTGAATGGCTGTAATGAAAAAGCAGCTAGGATTTTTTACCTTGgctgaaaagaataaattaagCTGAAATGTCATATTGTGCCCCATT
Encoded proteins:
- the LOC130150470 gene encoding histone H4: MSGRGKGGKGLGKGGAKRHRKVLRDNIQGITKPAIRRLARRGGVKRISGLIYEETRGVLKVFLENVIRDAVTYTEHAKRKTVTAMDVVYALKRQGRTLYGFGG
- the LOC130150473 gene encoding histone H2A.J codes for the protein MSGRGKQGGKVRAKAKSRSSRAGLQFPVGRVHRLLRKGNYAERVGAGAPVYMAAVLEYLTAEILELAGNAARDNKKTRIIPRHLQLAIRNDEELNKLLGKVTIAQGGVLPNIQAVLLPKKTESHKAKSK
- the LOC130150479 gene encoding histone H2B 1/2/3/4/6, with protein sequence MPEPAKSAPAPKKGSKKAVTKTQKKGDKKRKKSRKESYSIYVYKVLKQVHPDTGISSKAMGIMNSFVNDIFERIAGEASRLAHYNKRSTITSREIQTAVRLLLPGELAKHAVSEGTKAVTKYTSSK
- the LOC130150458 gene encoding histone H1.10, whose protein sequence is MSETAPAAAPAVAAPAAKAAAKKPKKAAGGSKARKPAGPSVTELITKAVSASKERKGLSLAALKKALAAGGYDVEKNNSRIKLGLKSLVNKGTLVQTKGTGASGSFRLSKKPGEVKEKAPKKRAAAAKPRKPAAKKPASAAKKPKKAAAAKKSPRKAKKPAAAAAKKAAKSPKKATKAAKPKKAAAAAKSPAKAKAVKPKAAKPKAAKPKAAKPKKAASKK